One Nicotiana tomentosiformis chromosome 4, ASM39032v3, whole genome shotgun sequence genomic window carries:
- the LOC138910306 gene encoding uncharacterized protein gives MGSNTVVGALFQEGTSQVRPPYFNGQHFSHWKVRMETYTMSYDIKVWRMIKKENLPIPPKKDANGQVIVSTDLLDLDDYTDEQAAVITVNAKAKNLLYNVISAEEYEKISSCKTAKEIWDKL, from the coding sequence ATGGGATCTAACACTGTTGTTGGTGCTCTATTTCAAGAAGGAACCTCTCAGGTTCGACCTCCTTATTTCAATGGTCAGCATTTTTCTCACTGGAAAGTGCGCATGGAAACTTACACAATGTCTTATGACATCAAAGTTTGGCGTATGATCAAAAAGGAAAATCTTCCAATCCCTCCTAAGAAGGATGCAAATGGTCAAGTCATCGTATCAACTGATCTTCTGGACTTGGATGATTACACTGATGAACAAGCTGCTGTCATAACTGTAAATGCCAAAGCAAAAAATCTATTGTACAATGTTATCAGTGCAGAAGAGTATGAAAAGATATCAAGTTGTAAAACGGCCAAAGAAATATGGGACAAACTGTAG
- the LOC104093939 gene encoding vesicle-fusing ATPase-like isoform X1 — MTVEYDAKGTESWFLKFTVLGQPFILAYKGCLTLKKAMKLKLALARSQMANAGMYIKKTVQRATVESWSLGIQDTKDSTKISSFREFKVPKRRKWHIFNKKHIEVHGQRKVKKEVLSRDFGMEELEAEMISSGYEARGQKEVKKEVLRRYFTMKELEEEMASLGFGGPNNHFKDIILKLVLPRTLPRDLSREIRLQPIKSLIIHGPPGTGKTLVARRLAKILNAKLKVVRGPEIIGTLVGSGEKNLRDVFAPSIKDFEQMGDESPVHVIIFEEIDAIAGKRGVNMATDRIASQLSTLVDGVSRQTNLLLVGTTSRIELIDDGLLRLGRFGLRLRVDLPDEDARLKILQINSKRMQRWISFDSDIDLSAIASATQGLSIVDIEGLLQTALENALFRSSEGRHFKAEDIQIMKVDIQMALKGFGRDL; from the exons ATGACTGTTGAGTATGATGCGAAGGGAACTGAATCTTGGTTCCTAAAGTT CACCGTTTTGGGACAACCATTTATATTAGCATATAAGGGGTGCTTAACATTGAAGAAGGCTATGAAACTTAAGCTTGCCCTTGCTAGAAGTCAGATGGCAAATGCAGGGATGTACATTAAGAAGACAGTGCAAAGAGCCACGGTGGAAAG TTGGTCACTTGGGATTCAAGACACCAAAGACTCGACTAAGATCTCTAGTTTTCGCGAATTCAAAGTACCGAAGCGCAGGAAATGGCATATTTTCAACAAAAAACATATTGAG GTCCATGGACAAAGAAAAGTGAAGAAAGAAGTTTTATCGAGAGATTTCGGTATGGAGGAGCTTGAAGCAGAAATGATATCCTCGGGATATGAG GCTCGTGGTCAAAAAGAAGTTAAGAAAGAAGTTTTAAGGAGATATTTCACTATGAAGGagcttgaagaagaaatggcaTCCTTGGGATTTGGGGGACCTAACAACCATTTCAAAGATATCATTTTGAAATTAGTTCTCCCTCGTACCTTACCGCGGGATTTATCAAGAGA GATTAGGCTCCAACCTATAAAAAGCTTAATCATTCACGGACCACCTGGAACAGGAAAAACACTGGTTGCGAGACGCTTAGCGAAAATTCTCAATGCAAAATTAAAG GTTGTTAGAGGGCCGGAGATCATAGGCACTCTGGTAGGATCAGGTGAAAAGAATCTGAGAGATGTTTTTGCTCCATCGATTAAAGATTTTGAGCAAATGG GTGATGAAAGTCCTGTTCATGTAATCATATTTGAAGAAATCGATGCCATCGCAGGG AAAAGAGGAGTAAACATGGCAACTGATAGGATAGCGAGTCAACTGTCAACATTG GTTGATGGCGTTAGCAGACAAACCAATCTGTTGCTTGTGGGGACAACTAGTAGGATTGAATTGATTGATGATGGCTTGTTGAG ACTAGGGCGATTTGGGTTGCGCTTGCGAGTAGATCTACCAGATGAAGATGCACGGTTGAAGATTCTGCAAATCAACTCGAAAAGGATGCAGAGATGGATCTCTTTTGATTCTGACATAGACCTTTCAGCCATAG CTTCTGCAACACAGGGATTAAGCATAGTTGATATTGAGGGTTTGTTACAGACAGCATTGGAAAATGCATTGTTTCGTAGTTCTGAAGGACGTCACTTCAAGGCGGAGGATATTCAAATTATGAAGGTGGACATTCAAATGGCCCTTAAAGGTTTTGGCAGAGATCTTTGA
- the LOC104093939 gene encoding vesicle-fusing ATPase-like isoform X2: MTVEYDAKGTESWFLKFTVLGQPFILAYKGCLTLKKAMKLKLALARSQMANAGMYIKKTVQRATVESWSLGIQDTKDSTKISSFREFKVPKRRKWHIFNKKHIEVHGQRKVKKEVLSRDFGMEELEAEMISSGYEARGQKEVKKEVLRRYFTMKELEEEMASLGFGGPNNHFKDIILKLVLPRTLPRDLSREIRLQPIKSLIIHGPPGTGKTLVARRLAKILNAKLKVVRGPEIIGTLVGSGEKNLRDVFAPSIKDFEQMGDESPVHVIIFEEIDAIAGVDGVSRQTNLLLVGTTSRIELIDDGLLRLGRFGLRLRVDLPDEDARLKILQINSKRMQRWISFDSDIDLSAIASATQGLSIVDIEGLLQTALENALFRSSEGRHFKAEDIQIMKVDIQMALKGFGRDL, translated from the exons ATGACTGTTGAGTATGATGCGAAGGGAACTGAATCTTGGTTCCTAAAGTT CACCGTTTTGGGACAACCATTTATATTAGCATATAAGGGGTGCTTAACATTGAAGAAGGCTATGAAACTTAAGCTTGCCCTTGCTAGAAGTCAGATGGCAAATGCAGGGATGTACATTAAGAAGACAGTGCAAAGAGCCACGGTGGAAAG TTGGTCACTTGGGATTCAAGACACCAAAGACTCGACTAAGATCTCTAGTTTTCGCGAATTCAAAGTACCGAAGCGCAGGAAATGGCATATTTTCAACAAAAAACATATTGAG GTCCATGGACAAAGAAAAGTGAAGAAAGAAGTTTTATCGAGAGATTTCGGTATGGAGGAGCTTGAAGCAGAAATGATATCCTCGGGATATGAG GCTCGTGGTCAAAAAGAAGTTAAGAAAGAAGTTTTAAGGAGATATTTCACTATGAAGGagcttgaagaagaaatggcaTCCTTGGGATTTGGGGGACCTAACAACCATTTCAAAGATATCATTTTGAAATTAGTTCTCCCTCGTACCTTACCGCGGGATTTATCAAGAGA GATTAGGCTCCAACCTATAAAAAGCTTAATCATTCACGGACCACCTGGAACAGGAAAAACACTGGTTGCGAGACGCTTAGCGAAAATTCTCAATGCAAAATTAAAG GTTGTTAGAGGGCCGGAGATCATAGGCACTCTGGTAGGATCAGGTGAAAAGAATCTGAGAGATGTTTTTGCTCCATCGATTAAAGATTTTGAGCAAATGG GTGATGAAAGTCCTGTTCATGTAATCATATTTGAAGAAATCGATGCCATCGCAGGG GTTGATGGCGTTAGCAGACAAACCAATCTGTTGCTTGTGGGGACAACTAGTAGGATTGAATTGATTGATGATGGCTTGTTGAG ACTAGGGCGATTTGGGTTGCGCTTGCGAGTAGATCTACCAGATGAAGATGCACGGTTGAAGATTCTGCAAATCAACTCGAAAAGGATGCAGAGATGGATCTCTTTTGATTCTGACATAGACCTTTCAGCCATAG CTTCTGCAACACAGGGATTAAGCATAGTTGATATTGAGGGTTTGTTACAGACAGCATTGGAAAATGCATTGTTTCGTAGTTCTGAAGGACGTCACTTCAAGGCGGAGGATATTCAAATTATGAAGGTGGACATTCAAATGGCCCTTAAAGGTTTTGGCAGAGATCTTTGA